GTGCTCTCAACCCAAGCGCCGCATCGGCATCGTTCGGCCCAACGCCGTGGAGCACGACCAGGCTCGCATCGCTTGGCAGACCGCCAAGCTGCTCGGCCTCGGCCCACGTCGAGACGAAGAAATCGCGGCATCCGGCGTCAAACAGTGCTTTCGTCGCTTCCCCAGCGCCGAGACCGTATCCGTCAGCCTTTACCGCCGCCCCGGCCGCTACTCCCGCGCGCTCTTGCAGCCAGCGCCAGTTCGCCTGGATGGCCGAGCGGTCGATGGTCAGGCGCAGCGGATGATGCATGGTCGCGCCGTAACCGCGCTATTTGCGCCCGTCGAGTTCAGCCTTCGCTTGTTCCCAGTTCGCGCCGTCGAACGGTTCGATTGCAAGCTCAACCGCCTGATCGAGGCAATGCGCGTTGACGCTCCAAGCGTCAGGATGGGATCTAGGCTGGTAGAAGCTTTTCACGCCGCAGCGGCCGCAGAACAGATGCTCCGCCGTGCCGCTTCCGAAGCGGTAGCTGACGAGATCGTCGTCACCCGACACCAGCTCGAACTCGTCATGCGGGACCATCAGATGAAGAAAGCCCGTCATCCGACATACCGAGCAATTGCAGTCGAGCGCCGGAACGGGCTCCGCGGGCAATTCGGCTTCGAAGCGGACCGATCCGCAATGACATCCGCCGGCGACTTTCATGCCGCGCCCGTAGATGGCGCGCGGACGGTGGGCAAGAAGAAGGCCGCCAGGGGGAGCCCGACGGTCTTTTATCGCGAGAGCTTAGCGGCTCGCGGCGATCAGGATCGTGTTGCTGCTGTTCTTACTCGCGAGGAGCGTTTCGCCATTCGCGCGTGCTTCCGCGAGCACCCTGATCCGGCAAGCGCGGACCTGGTTTTTTCCAACGAGGTCAACGTCGGACGCATAGCCGCAAACCTCCTTTGCCGCGGTGACCAGGCGGTGATCGAGCGCGGCGCGCCCGGCTGTCGTGGAAAGATCGAGATCGGCGGTGCTAACGATCGTGACGTTCTGCCCCTGCGCCGGTTCGGCCAGCACGGGGAGGCCCTTGAGAAGTGCTGCCGTGGCAAGCGCCGACACGGCGATGATCTTGAGAGTCTGTTTCATCGGTCGCCTCCAGTTGAAGTGCGACCGACCAGATAGTCCCGAATTTCCTCGCGCGGCAGCAACAATGTCGTGCTATCATTCTGCAGAATTGCAGAACGCTCACGCGAGAGCTTTGGGCTCAACTTCAGGCCGATGTTCGACTGGAACGACCTTCGCTACTTCATCGCCGTTGCGCGCGAGGGGAGCACGCTCGCCGCCGCGCGGGGCCTGCGGACGAGCCAGACCACCGTCGCCCGCCGCATCGCCGCACTGGAGAGCGCGCTCGGCCTGCCGCTCTTCGAAAAACGCCAGGCAGGATACAGCCTGACGCCAGCCGGCCACGAACTGCTCGGGCACGCCCAGCGAGTCGAAACGTCGGCCAACGGCTTCGGTGAAGCAGCGTCGGCGCAATCCCGCGATCTTCGCGGGACGGTGAAGCTGACTACCGAAGAGGTTTACGCAATCACCCTACTCGCTCCGATTATGCGGGAGCTGCACGAGCGCCATCCCGAGATCGTTCTTGAACTCGACACCAGCCAGCAGGTACGCGACCTTGGCGCGGGCGAGGCGGACATTTCGCTGCGGAGCACGAAGAACGACGGCCAGCCCGCGGGCCTCGTGGGGCGCCAGCTCTGCATCGACGATTGGACGCTCTATTGCAGCCGGGACTACGCCGCGCGCCACGGCGTCCCGCGCAACCGAGCCGAGCTCAAGAACCATCCGTTCATCGGCGGTGGCGGCGGGAACCTGTGGATCCACTATCAGGCATGGCTGAAGACGCTGGGCCTGGAGAGCCAGGTGGCAATGCATCATGCGACCTCGGGCGGCCTGCTGTCGGGCGTCCGTTCAGGCTTCGGGATCGCAGTGCTTCCCTGCATCGTCGCCGATTCCGATCCTGACCTCATCCGCTGCTTGCCGCCGCGCACCGAACATGGCCGGATGCTGTGGCTCTTCACCCACGAACGCTGTCGCCACACGCCGCGCGTCCGCACTGTCATCGATTTCGTCTACGACCGCCTGAGCAAGCTGGTGCGGCAGCTGGAAGAAAAGCGCGCCGCGGCCTAGGCGAGAAACAGTCGCCGCACCGCCGCGCGCCCGCTGTCGAACGCACCGTGGGCCGTGGAATAATCTTCATTGCTCACAGCCTCGCCGGCGAAGGCGAGACGATCGTCCGCGGGCTCGGCAAGGACCTGGCGGGCGGCGGTCCGGCCGGGTAGCGCGTGGCTGTAGCTGCCGCCGATCCAGGGCTCATGCGCCCAGCGCGACACAGCAATAAACTTAAGACGCTTGCGGATGCCGTTTCCGAGCAACGCAGCAAGCTCGTCCGCCGCGAACGCTGCGGCCCCCTCATCGCCCAAGTCTTCTATAGCCCGCGCGCCATTGCCACCGAAAAAGCCTTCAATGATGGGCATGCCCAGCGACCGAATGAAATAGCTCCCCGTCTCCGACTTTCTCGGATTACCGAGCAAATGCGCGCCGTGCGGAAACTCCTCCGGATCGTCCAGCGACAGGAGCAGCTTGTCCGCCACACCAAGCGGCAGGTTCGCGGCAGCCTCCAGCAAACCCTCGAACAGCGGGTCGAAGCGAATGCGATCCAGCACCGAAGTCGGCACCGTGACGATCACCCGCTCCGCCTCGATCACGCCTTCGTTCGTCGAAACTCGAACAGCGTCTGGGAGCCTGCTTACGGCAGTTACCGGGGTCGCCAGCCAATGCTCAAAACGAGCTCCCAGCGTTGCCAGCAACGAACCATAGCTTTGTGGCAGCCGCCAGTTCTGGTCCGTCGACGCATTGTCGTAGGCAAGCCAATCCGCGACCGACACCTGATCGAGCGGCGCGCCGTTGATGTAGCCGCTCAGCACGTCGAGCCAAGCGTTCCACGGATTTCCTGCTTCCAGAGCGTCGGACGCCCGGTCGCTCGCTGGCGGATGGGAAGCCATTCTCACTTCCAGCGCCGCAAAAGCTTCCCCCGCCGCCTTCTGCTCATCGGGCGCAAATCCAAGATCGCGATATTGACCGAACCACCCGGTCGGGTTGCGGTCGATCTCGAAACCCAACCGCTCGGCCTCGACGCGCAGGCTGTTGCGTTCCGCCGAGTGCATCCATGAACAGCCGAGATCGAGGCGATAACCGTTCCAGTCGATCGAATGCGCTCGCCCGCCAAGCCGATTGCTGGACTCGACGATCAGCGCATCGACGCCTCGCGTTTTTGCCTCAGTCGCAGCGCCAATCCCCGCCGCGCCGCCGCCGACGATGACGAGCCCGCGAACTGAGCTCACTCGACCGTGACGCTCTTCGCAAGGTTGCGGGGTTGGTCGACGTCGGTGCCCTTCAGCACCGCCACGTGATAAGCAAGCAGCTGCACCGGCACCGCGTAGACAAGCGGCGCGATCAGCGGATGGACAGCAGGCATTTCGATCGTCGCCATGCAGCCCTCGCCCGCCTCCTCGATACCCTTCGCGTCGCTGATGAGGACGATCTTGCCGCCGCGCGCGCGGACCTCCTGCATGTTGCTGACAGTCTTCTCAAATAGCGGGCCTGACGGCGCGATTACGATCACCGGCACATTGTCGTCGATCAGCGCGATCGGCCCATGCTTCATCTCGCCGGCGGCATAGCCCTCGGCGTGGATATAGCTGATCTCCTTGAGCTTCAGCGCGCCTTCCATTGCCATCGGGAAGTCCGGTCCGCGGCCGAGGTAGAGCACATCGCGGGCCGGCGCGATGAGGTGCGCCATCGCGGCAATGTCCTCATCATGGTTGAGCGCCGCGTTCAGCGCGGCCGGCGCTTCCTGCAGATGCCCGACGATTTCCTGCTCCTCTTCACGCGTCAGCCGGCCCTTCGCACGCGCAAGGTTGGCAGCGAGGGCCGCCAACACCGCCAACTGGCAAGTGAAAGCCTTGGTCGACGCGACCCCGATCTCCGGCCCGGCGTGCGTGGGAAACAGCAGGTCGGCTTCGCGCGCCATCGAGCTGGTCGGAACGTTGAC
This portion of the Sphingomonas limnosediminicola genome encodes:
- a CDS encoding GFA family protein — its product is MKVAGGCHCGSVRFEAELPAEPVPALDCNCSVCRMTGFLHLMVPHDEFELVSGDDDLVSYRFGSGTAEHLFCGRCGVKSFYQPRSHPDAWSVNAHCLDQAVELAIEPFDGANWEQAKAELDGRK
- a CDS encoding UrcA family protein, encoding MKQTLKIIAVSALATAALLKGLPVLAEPAQGQNVTIVSTADLDLSTTAGRAALDHRLVTAAKEVCGYASDVDLVGKNQVRACRIRVLAEARANGETLLASKNSSNTILIAASR
- a CDS encoding LysR family transcriptional regulator; translation: MFDWNDLRYFIAVAREGSTLAAARGLRTSQTTVARRIAALESALGLPLFEKRQAGYSLTPAGHELLGHAQRVETSANGFGEAASAQSRDLRGTVKLTTEEVYAITLLAPIMRELHERHPEIVLELDTSQQVRDLGAGEADISLRSTKNDGQPAGLVGRQLCIDDWTLYCSRDYAARHGVPRNRAELKNHPFIGGGGGNLWIHYQAWLKTLGLESQVAMHHATSGGLLSGVRSGFGIAVLPCIVADSDPDLIRCLPPRTEHGRMLWLFTHERCRHTPRVRTVIDFVYDRLSKLVRQLEEKRAAA
- a CDS encoding NAD(P)/FAD-dependent oxidoreductase, with translation MSSVRGLVIVGGGAAGIGAATEAKTRGVDALIVESSNRLGGRAHSIDWNGYRLDLGCSWMHSAERNSLRVEAERLGFEIDRNPTGWFGQYRDLGFAPDEQKAAGEAFAALEVRMASHPPASDRASDALEAGNPWNAWLDVLSGYINGAPLDQVSVADWLAYDNASTDQNWRLPQSYGSLLATLGARFEHWLATPVTAVSRLPDAVRVSTNEGVIEAERVIVTVPTSVLDRIRFDPLFEGLLEAAANLPLGVADKLLLSLDDPEEFPHGAHLLGNPRKSETGSYFIRSLGMPIIEGFFGGNGARAIEDLGDEGAAAFAADELAALLGNGIRKRLKFIAVSRWAHEPWIGGSYSHALPGRTAARQVLAEPADDRLAFAGEAVSNEDYSTAHGAFDSGRAAVRRLFLA